A single Vicia villosa cultivar HV-30 ecotype Madison, WI unplaced genomic scaffold, Vvil1.0 ctg.000364F_1_1, whole genome shotgun sequence DNA region contains:
- the LOC131627483 gene encoding uncharacterized protein LOC131627483, which yields MAMAAIASITSINTTHNHNHHTSLIFAPKQHQNKTRIHRFRCNGTNQKQESQPQNNAFLKVAWYSSELLGIAASAFRSSPDEEEASPQRLLETVDRVSVVDTIKQDFQRSYFVTGDLTLNAYEDDCEFADPAGSFKGLERFKRNCTNFGSLLEKSNMNLMKWEDFEDKGIGHWRFSCVLSFPWRPILSATGYTEYYFDAESGKVCRHVEHWNVPKMALFKQILRPSKGFGLKDYVTKWLKFVQGTTVQMSSYIIQIRMGRLR from the exons ATGGCAATGGCTGCTATTGCTTCCATTACCTCAATCAACACAACTCACAATCACAATCACCACACTTCTTTAATCTTTGCACCAAAACAACATCAAAATAAAACCAGAATCCATAGATTTAGATGCAATGGAACAAACCAAAAGCAAGAGTCTCAACCACAGAACAATGCTTTTCTTAAGGTAGCATGGTATAGTTCTGAGCTTCTAGGCATTGCTGCTTCTGCTTTCCGTTCTTCACCTGATGAAGAAGAAGCTTCTCCTCAGAGACTTCTTGAAACTGTTGATCGTGTCTCTGTTGTGGATACAATCAAACAAGACTTTCAAAGATCTTACTTTGTCACAG GAGATCTCACATTGAATGCATATGAAGACGACTGTGAATTTGCGGATCCAGCAGGATCTTTCAAAGGACTTGAGCGTTTCAAAAGGAACTGCACTAATTTTGGATCCCTTTTGGAGAAGTCAAATATGAATCTTATGAAATGGGAAGATTTTGAG GATAAAGGAATCGGTCACTGGCGATTCAGTTGTGTCTTGTCCTTTCCTTGGAGGCCTATTCTTTCCG CAACTGGATACACAGAATATTATTTTGATGCAGAATCAGGAAAAGTATGCAG GCATGTGGAGCATTGGAATGTTCCGAAAATGGCTTTGTTTAAGCAAATTTTAAGGCCTAGCAAGGGATTTGGCTTAAAAGATTATGTGACTAAGTGGTTGAAATTTGTCCAG GGGACAACCGTTCAAATGAGTTCATATATCATCCAGATACGAATGGGCAGACTAAGGTAG